GCATGCTGGATCTCATCATAAATATGGGGGCACGGTAGGTGATATTAAATGCGAATTACGACAGCATATCAGTATGAACGTAGTGTCCAAACGCTTCAAACCGTTCTTGGCAAACTCACGCAACTACAAGATCAATTGTCCACATTAAAGCAAATTCAAAAGCCTTCAGATGCTCCCTTGGACAGCGCGCTGGTAATGAACTGGAAAGCCTACAATGCACAGGTTGAAAGGTGGCAGAACAACATAAAGGAAGTTGAAAACCGTTATTCTTATACAGAACAAAACCTGACGCACATAAAAGATCTCATGCTTAATGTACGTGATTTAGTAATAAGGGGCGGCGGTAGCGACGCTTTAGGCCCTGAAGAAAAGATGGCTGTAAGCCGGCAACTAATCCAGCAGGCTGATGAGATGCTTAGCAGCTTAAATGCAAAGTACGCTGGCAGGTTTGTTTTGGCAAACGCACAGGTAACGAAACCTGAAGATCCTGCATGGAAGCCTTTCAAAGTACTAATACAGGATTCAGGTGGAAACTTCACTTTTGTAGACACCATTACACAGGCCGAGGATATGGTTCAGAAGGATCCAGGTAGTAAGTGGATGGTGGTGTTTGAGCCGAAAACGTTTGATGAGCTGAACGATCCTTCACGTAGAGCTGTTTCAGTGGAAATAGGTAATAACAGTACCATTCCGCAAGTTTTAGCAGTTGAGGATTACTTTAAGTTCTCAGGTACTGTGGATGTAAACGGAGCATCTTATCATCGGATGGATATGTTTGATAAGCTTTTTACCTTTTCTGAAACCTTAAGAAATGGCGGAAGTTTGGCTTCTCCTGATAATACTGGAAAGACAGCTCTGGATTACACCGACGAAATCCTGGATGGACTCACAGATTCCATTGCCAGCATCGGAGCTCGAGTGCAGCGGCTGGGCTCTCTGGACGATTTTTACAAAAATGTTAGTACGAATGTAGAAGCGTTGAGGAGCTCGTATGAAGATGCAGATTTGGCTAGGACATATGTTGAATACACTAAATTTCATACCAGTTATCAATCTTTACTTAAGGTCATAGCATCTATTACGCCTATGTGCTTGGTTGATTACCTCTAAGGTAAACTGTATCTATAATGTACATACTCAGGCGCAAGAGCGGTGAGGGAATTCGAATTTCGAAGGATATAACGGTCTATGTGCTTGGTATTAGTGGCAACGAGGTAAAGCTTGGTATTGATGCTCCAAAAGACATACCAATTATTCGCTTGGAGATTCTGGAGACCACAGCCAATGCCTCTGCGGTTTTTTCTGA
The genomic region above belongs to Coprothermobacter proteolyticus DSM 5265 and contains:
- the flgL gene encoding flagellar hook-associated protein FlgL, with product MRITTAYQYERSVQTLQTVLGKLTQLQDQLSTLKQIQKPSDAPLDSALVMNWKAYNAQVERWQNNIKEVENRYSYTEQNLTHIKDLMLNVRDLVIRGGGSDALGPEEKMAVSRQLIQQADEMLSSLNAKYAGRFVLANAQVTKPEDPAWKPFKVLIQDSGGNFTFVDTITQAEDMVQKDPGSKWMVVFEPKTFDELNDPSRRAVSVEIGNNSTIPQVLAVEDYFKFSGTVDVNGASYHRMDMFDKLFTFSETLRNGGSLASPDNTGKTALDYTDEILDGLTDSIASIGARVQRLGSLDDFYKNVSTNVEALRSSYEDADLARTYVEYTKFHTSYQSLLKVIASITPMCLVDYL
- a CDS encoding carbon storage regulator, which translates into the protein MYILRRKSGEGIRISKDITVYVLGISGNEVKLGIDAPKDIPIIRLEILETTANASAVFSEEKLREILKSEDQGT